From Acidobacteriota bacterium, a single genomic window includes:
- a CDS encoding response regulator, with the protein MRPRVLIVDDSLTVRMDIGEALQSAGFDTVLCADLRSAREALAREGAVLVVLDILLPDGDGLDFLKELRSSPATAQIPVLLLSTEAEVKNRVRGMGAGAEEYIGKPYDLGQVVARARTLTQADAIATGGETSPSLLGPNRLLAVDDSITYLQELGSQLRQEGYDVVLAASGEEALELLAAQPVDCILLDLIMPGLSGQDTCRRIKQRAEWRDIPLVMLTARDDRHAMIEGINAGADDYIAKSADFDVLKARLRAQLRRKHFEDENRRIREKLVRRETEATARKQVEAEQKLLDQRLRDQQFYTRSLIESNIDAIMTTDPAGIITDVNKQMEALTGCTRDELIGAPFKKHFTDPERAEAAIKLVLSEKKVTNYELTARARDGKTTVVSYNATTFYDRNRRLQGVFAAARDVTERKHIEQMLQEKNVELESAKSVAEQTVERLKEVERLKQGFLSTVSHELRTPLTSIRGSLGLLASGAVGALSDEVVEVVAIAERNAVRLIALINDILDLERLETGKIELQFAQVSTESVLRRAIESVGTFVQE; encoded by the coding sequence GTGAGGCCACGGGTCCTCATCGTGGACGACAGCCTGACGGTGCGAATGGACATCGGCGAAGCCCTCCAGTCGGCCGGCTTCGACACGGTTCTGTGCGCCGACCTTCGAAGCGCGAGAGAGGCGCTCGCCCGTGAAGGCGCTGTGCTGGTCGTCCTCGATATCCTGCTGCCAGACGGGGATGGGCTCGATTTTCTCAAAGAGCTGAGGAGCTCGCCGGCGACAGCCCAAATCCCGGTGCTGCTGCTTTCCACCGAGGCCGAGGTCAAGAACCGCGTCCGAGGGATGGGCGCGGGCGCCGAAGAGTATATCGGCAAACCCTACGACCTCGGACAGGTCGTTGCGCGGGCGCGGACGCTCACGCAAGCGGACGCGATTGCTACCGGTGGCGAGACGAGCCCGAGCCTCCTCGGCCCCAACCGCCTGCTCGCCGTCGACGACAGCATCACCTACCTTCAGGAGCTCGGAAGCCAGCTTCGCCAGGAAGGTTACGATGTGGTCCTGGCAGCGTCCGGAGAGGAGGCGCTGGAACTCCTCGCGGCTCAGCCGGTGGACTGCATTCTGCTCGACCTCATCATGCCTGGATTGTCCGGCCAGGACACGTGCAGGCGCATCAAACAGCGAGCCGAATGGCGCGACATCCCCCTCGTGATGCTCACGGCGCGCGACGATCGGCATGCGATGATCGAAGGCATCAACGCCGGCGCCGACGACTACATTGCCAAGTCCGCCGACTTCGACGTTCTCAAGGCCCGCTTGCGCGCTCAGCTCCGCCGCAAACACTTCGAGGATGAGAACCGCCGTATCCGCGAGAAGCTCGTTCGGAGGGAGACCGAAGCAACCGCGCGCAAGCAGGTCGAAGCCGAGCAGAAGCTGCTCGATCAGCGGTTGCGCGACCAGCAGTTCTACACGCGCTCGCTCATCGAGTCCAACATCGACGCGATCATGACCACCGATCCGGCCGGTATCATCACCGACGTCAACAAACAGATGGAGGCGCTCACCGGGTGCACGCGCGACGAGCTGATCGGCGCGCCGTTCAAGAAGCACTTTACCGATCCGGAGCGGGCCGAGGCGGCCATCAAGCTGGTGCTGAGCGAAAAGAAGGTCACCAACTATGAGCTCACCGCGCGCGCCAGGGACGGCAAGACCACGGTGGTGTCCTACAATGCGACCACCTTCTACGACCGGAACAGGAGGCTGCAGGGCGTGTTCGCCGCAGCGCGCGACGTCACGGAGCGCAAACACATCGAGCAGATGCTTCAGGAGAAAAACGTCGAACTGGAGAGCGCCAAGTCCGTGGCGGAGCAGACGGTCGAGCGGCTCAAGGAAGTCGAGCGGCTCAAGCAGGGGTTCCTCTCAACGGTGAGCCACGAGTTGCGGACACCGCTCACGTCGATCAGAGGGTCGCTCGGCCTGCTGGCCTCGGGCGCGGTTGGCGCGCTGTCCGACGAAGTTGTCGAGGTCGTGGCCATCGCCGAGCGCAACGCCGTTCGGCTGATCGCGCTCATCAACGACATCCTCGATCTGGAGCGGCTCGAGACCGGGAAGATCGAGCTGCAGTTCGCGCAGGTCTCCACCGAGTCGGTCCTGCGCCGCGCCATCGAGTCGGTGGGGACGTTCGTACAGGAG
- the cheB gene encoding chemotaxis-specific protein-glutamate methyltransferase CheB, with protein MAKTRVLVVEDSLTVRKRILEVLAADPDIEIVGEADDGKRGIELCQHLRPDVVTLDMMLPVMSGLAATEFIMAYCPTPILIVSASTNRGERFKTYEALAAGALDVLDKPLGSEPDDAWEQKLVSTVKLISRIKVITHPRARLGPMGQPPGGPASIEAAPRATALAAPVAQRQALQREGRLRAVAIGVSMGGPAALVEILRGLPHGFPLPILLVIHIGKLFAPAFADWLDGQSPVRVAYAADGDPLPPFGEGRVLMASPDSHLVLRQGKLRLTQDPERHSCRPSVDVLFASLAQELGADCAACLLTGMGRDGAEGLLAIRRTGGRTIAQDEATSVVFGMPREAILLGAAEQVLPLEKIAPVLGALARGADTGRRM; from the coding sequence ATGGCGAAGACACGTGTCCTGGTGGTCGAGGATTCCCTGACGGTCCGAAAGCGCATATTGGAGGTGCTCGCCGCCGATCCTGACATCGAAATCGTTGGCGAAGCCGACGACGGCAAGCGCGGAATCGAGCTGTGCCAGCACCTGCGACCGGACGTCGTCACCTTGGACATGATGCTGCCCGTGATGAGCGGTCTGGCGGCCACGGAATTCATCATGGCCTACTGCCCGACGCCGATTCTCATCGTGTCCGCCTCGACGAACCGGGGAGAGCGCTTCAAGACGTACGAAGCCCTGGCGGCCGGCGCCCTGGATGTGCTCGACAAGCCTCTGGGAAGCGAGCCCGACGATGCCTGGGAACAGAAGCTCGTCTCCACCGTCAAGCTCATCTCGCGGATCAAGGTCATCACGCATCCACGGGCCCGACTTGGCCCCATGGGACAGCCGCCGGGTGGCCCTGCTTCGATTGAGGCCGCTCCCCGCGCCACGGCGCTCGCTGCGCCCGTGGCGCAACGCCAGGCGCTGCAGCGAGAGGGTCGTCTGCGCGCCGTCGCGATTGGGGTCTCCATGGGCGGGCCAGCGGCGCTCGTCGAAATTTTGCGCGGGTTGCCCCACGGCTTCCCGCTCCCCATTCTCCTGGTCATCCATATCGGGAAGCTCTTCGCCCCCGCCTTCGCCGACTGGCTCGATGGGCAGAGCCCCGTCCGCGTTGCCTACGCGGCCGATGGCGATCCTCTCCCTCCTTTCGGAGAGGGGAGAGTGCTGATGGCTTCTCCCGACAGCCACCTCGTGCTCCGCCAGGGTAAGCTCCGGCTCACTCAAGATCCAGAACGACACTCCTGCCGACCGTCGGTCGATGTTCTCTTCGCTTCCCTGGCGCAGGAGCTCGGTGCCGACTGTGCGGCCTGCCTCCTCACGGGAATGGGCAGGGATGGAGCCGAGGGCCTCTTGGCCATACGGCGTACTGGCGGAAGGACGATCGCCCAGGACGAAGCGACGTCGGTGGTGTTCGGCATGCCGAGGGAAGCGATCCTTCTCGGAGCGGCCGAGCAGGTCCTTCCTCTGGAGAAGATTGCGCCGGTGCTTGGCGCGCTGGCCCGCGGTGCGGACACAGGGAGGCGGATGTGA
- a CDS encoding response regulator, translating into MAKDPYTYFRVEARELLDGLTQGILQLEKASPAPEVVPRLLRLAHTLKGAARVVKQPGIAELAHTVEGILTTHREAGQPLSKEQGSEMLGLLDEITSRLSALEPANDVAAAGPAHPPAEEPLETLRVEIREMDSLLRTVTEAGVQLGAVRKGLGAADRLRDLTSLLLDLLAARPGENGAGGSPGMVRARSLAEELRSSLDHFQRSLAVDLERIDGKLAEIRDVAHRLRLIPAQTVFPSLDRSVRDAAQTLGKRVAFEASGGDVRLDTNVLASLRDALMHVVRNAVAHGVETEAERVALGKSPTGQVRLEVKRRGGRVSFVCRDDGRGIDVEAVRRAAVARGLVPASEAKSLPADKVIALLGTGGLTTSNDVTELSGRGIGLDVVRATTSRLKGEMSIRSELGRGTTVEIRVPISIASLHGLVVEAAGALAAIPLDAVRQTLRVRDSEIARSAESDSIVHEGSVIPFLPLDQMLRRPGSAGRHRGAWSAVVVQAGNRRVAVGVDRLLGTSNIVMRALPGVVEADPVVSGASLDAEGNPQLVLDPGGLVAAAERGRGAASEKADPRRAPVLVIDDSLTTRMLEQSILESAGYEVELAVSAEEALTKAHDRRYSLFIVDIEMPGMDGFEFVAQTRSDAALRDIPAIMVTSRNAVEDRRRGEQIGARAYIVKGEFDQGQLLQTIRTLIG; encoded by the coding sequence ATGGCGAAGGATCCGTACACGTATTTCCGTGTCGAGGCGCGGGAACTCCTCGATGGGCTGACGCAGGGAATCCTGCAGCTCGAGAAAGCCTCCCCAGCGCCCGAGGTCGTGCCTCGCCTGCTGCGCCTGGCGCATACGCTCAAAGGCGCCGCTCGTGTGGTCAAGCAGCCTGGGATCGCCGAGCTGGCGCACACGGTCGAAGGCATTCTGACGACCCATCGTGAGGCCGGACAGCCCCTGTCCAAGGAGCAAGGGAGCGAGATGCTGGGCCTCTTGGACGAGATCACCTCGCGTCTTTCGGCCCTCGAACCCGCGAACGACGTCGCGGCCGCCGGCCCTGCTCACCCGCCGGCCGAGGAGCCACTCGAAACCTTGCGGGTTGAGATCCGGGAGATGGACTCGCTGCTTCGCACGGTTACTGAGGCTGGTGTGCAGCTCGGCGCCGTACGCAAGGGACTCGGTGCCGCCGACCGCCTTCGTGATTTGACGAGCCTACTTCTGGATCTGCTCGCCGCGCGTCCCGGTGAGAACGGGGCCGGAGGCTCTCCGGGCATGGTCCGCGCGCGCTCCCTCGCGGAGGAACTGCGGTCGAGCCTCGATCACTTTCAGCGCAGCCTTGCTGTAGACCTCGAGCGCATCGATGGGAAGCTCGCCGAGATTCGCGACGTCGCGCATCGACTTCGGCTGATCCCGGCTCAGACCGTGTTTCCGTCGCTCGATCGCTCCGTGCGCGACGCAGCCCAGACGCTCGGCAAGCGCGTCGCGTTCGAGGCTTCGGGCGGCGACGTGCGCCTCGACACGAACGTGCTGGCGTCGCTGCGGGATGCGCTCATGCACGTGGTGCGCAACGCGGTCGCGCACGGTGTGGAAACCGAGGCCGAGCGTGTCGCGCTCGGGAAGTCCCCGACCGGGCAGGTGCGGCTGGAGGTCAAGCGGCGCGGCGGTCGGGTGTCTTTCGTGTGCAGAGACGACGGACGGGGCATCGACGTGGAGGCGGTCAGAAGGGCCGCAGTGGCCCGAGGGCTCGTGCCCGCATCCGAGGCGAAGTCCCTACCGGCAGACAAGGTAATCGCGCTGCTTGGCACCGGCGGACTCACGACGTCAAACGACGTCACCGAATTGTCGGGAAGAGGAATAGGCCTGGATGTCGTGCGGGCGACCACGTCCCGGCTGAAAGGAGAAATGAGCATTCGAAGCGAGCTGGGGCGTGGTACGACGGTTGAGATCCGGGTTCCGATTTCCATCGCATCGCTGCATGGGCTCGTCGTCGAGGCGGCAGGCGCGCTGGCTGCGATCCCGCTCGACGCCGTACGGCAGACGCTTCGAGTTCGCGATTCAGAGATCGCGCGCTCAGCGGAGAGCGACTCGATTGTCCACGAGGGCAGCGTCATCCCCTTCTTGCCGCTCGACCAGATGCTCCGGCGCCCGGGCTCGGCCGGCCGGCACCGTGGCGCCTGGTCGGCCGTGGTCGTCCAAGCCGGGAACCGACGCGTCGCGGTCGGAGTTGACAGGCTGCTCGGCACCTCCAACATCGTGATGCGGGCGCTTCCCGGCGTGGTCGAGGCCGATCCAGTGGTCTCGGGCGCCTCTCTGGATGCCGAGGGCAATCCTCAGCTCGTGCTGGACCCAGGAGGCCTCGTGGCGGCCGCCGAGCGCGGTCGCGGCGCGGCTTCCGAGAAAGCCGACCCGCGGCGGGCACCGGTCCTCGTCATCGACGACTCGCTGACGACCCGAATGCTGGAGCAGAGCATCTTGGAATCAGCGGGCTACGAGGTCGAGCTCGCCGTCTCGGCCGAGGAGGCACTCACGAAGGCTCACGATCGTCGCTACAGCCTCTTCATCGTCGATATCGAGATGCCCGGCATGGACGGCTTCGAGTTTGTGGCTCAGACCCGGTCCGACGCGGCGTTGCGCGATATCCCCGCCATCATGGTCACCTCCAGGAATGCCGTGGAGGACCGGCGGCGAGGAGAGCAGATCGGCGCTCGGGCCTACATCGTCAAGGGCGAATTCGACCAGGGACAGCTCCTGCAGACCATTCGAACACTGATCGGATAG
- a CDS encoding methyl-accepting chemotaxis protein, protein MARSWTFGKKIAAGFAVVVVLSILISAIGVYALKTVVASKDRVLEVNAHNLVDAEKLRGTTERRGGASRGYLLTRDERFVEQMKSAQADFAATITRLKTTVYTDEGKRLVDDVERAEPEYQAAFDRVIALRKTDAALDAVSRAFDSEVLPKREALDQSVSSFAAFEQRLLDENKKAATDTASSATTAVGTVTFAALLLAIGIALVLTRTLSRQIGSAVQHVQSSSSELQAAANQQATGAKEQATAMNEITTTMSELLATSKQIAESAQRVAHIAEETAKGARSGEQTVSKANDSIGGIKRQVDLIVTHILALGKKSQQIGGILEIINELAEQTNILAINATIEAAGAGEAGKRFAVVADEIRKLADRVGGSTKEIRGLIDEIRGAVNTTVMTTEGGTKAVDAGARQFSEVATAFRQIVSLVSTTTEAAREIELSTKQQSTAVEQVNIAVSNVAQATRETETSSSQTLQTASELTNLSRDLMRLIQPQASA, encoded by the coding sequence ATGGCTCGTTCGTGGACATTTGGAAAGAAGATCGCGGCCGGCTTCGCCGTCGTCGTCGTGCTGTCGATACTCATCAGCGCCATCGGTGTGTACGCGCTGAAGACCGTCGTGGCGAGCAAGGATCGTGTCCTCGAGGTCAATGCACATAACCTCGTCGACGCGGAGAAGCTCCGCGGCACCACCGAACGAAGAGGCGGTGCCTCACGAGGGTACCTGCTGACGCGCGACGAACGATTCGTTGAACAGATGAAGTCCGCGCAGGCTGACTTCGCCGCGACCATCACGCGCCTGAAGACGACTGTCTATACGGACGAGGGCAAGCGTCTGGTCGACGATGTGGAGCGCGCCGAACCAGAATACCAGGCTGCGTTCGACCGCGTTATCGCCCTTCGGAAGACCGACGCCGCGCTCGACGCCGTGAGCCGAGCCTTCGACAGCGAGGTCCTACCGAAGCGGGAGGCCCTCGACCAGTCCGTCTCCTCATTCGCGGCCTTCGAGCAACGTCTCCTTGATGAGAACAAGAAGGCCGCGACGGATACAGCCTCGTCCGCCACGACCGCAGTGGGCACCGTCACCTTTGCGGCGCTTCTCCTCGCGATCGGGATCGCCCTGGTGCTGACGCGGACCCTCTCGCGGCAGATCGGGTCCGCCGTCCAGCACGTCCAGAGTTCGTCCTCGGAGTTGCAGGCCGCAGCCAATCAGCAGGCGACAGGCGCAAAGGAGCAGGCGACGGCCATGAACGAGATTACGACGACGATGAGCGAGCTGCTCGCGACGTCGAAACAGATCGCCGAGAGCGCCCAACGCGTGGCCCACATCGCCGAGGAAACGGCCAAGGGGGCGCGCTCCGGAGAGCAGACGGTTTCGAAGGCCAACGACTCGATCGGAGGCATCAAACGACAGGTCGACCTCATCGTGACCCACATACTCGCCCTCGGGAAGAAGTCCCAGCAGATCGGCGGCATTCTCGAAATCATCAACGAGCTCGCAGAACAGACGAACATCCTGGCCATCAACGCGACCATCGAAGCCGCTGGTGCCGGGGAGGCCGGCAAGCGTTTTGCCGTGGTCGCGGACGAAATTCGAAAGCTCGCCGATCGTGTCGGTGGTTCCACCAAGGAGATCCGTGGGCTCATCGATGAGATCCGCGGCGCCGTCAATACGACCGTGATGACCACCGAGGGCGGGACCAAGGCTGTTGATGCGGGCGCGCGTCAGTTCTCGGAGGTGGCAACAGCCTTCAGGCAGATCGTAAGCCTCGTGAGTACGACCACCGAGGCGGCTCGAGAGATCGAACTCAGTACGAAACAGCAGTCGACGGCGGTTGAGCAGGTCAACATCGCCGTCTCCAACGTCGCGCAGGCGACCAGGGAGACAGAGACCAGCTCGAGCCAGACGCTGCAGACAGCGTCCGAGCTCACCAACCTTTCACGGGACCTGATGCGGCTGATCCAGCCGCAGGCGAGCGCGTAG
- a CDS encoding chemotaxis protein CheW, protein MNETPVVESKAAELRQAFDLSFALPPPQALQEVEDLLTIRVAGDPYAIRLRDIAGMVAGRKVVPVPAVTLDLLGLAGIRGGVVSVFGLASILGYGQAPGSPRWMILCGAEEPIALAFSDFEGYLRLPKSSLHADENLRATRQYVNQVASTEAGVRAVISIPLVVATIRNRIGHHRLAKEQ, encoded by the coding sequence ATGAACGAGACCCCAGTCGTCGAAAGCAAGGCCGCCGAGCTTCGTCAAGCGTTCGACCTGTCGTTCGCCTTGCCACCGCCACAGGCGTTGCAGGAGGTCGAAGACCTTCTCACGATTCGCGTGGCGGGCGATCCCTACGCCATTCGTCTTCGCGATATCGCCGGGATGGTAGCGGGACGCAAGGTGGTCCCCGTCCCCGCTGTCACCCTCGACCTGCTCGGTCTGGCGGGCATCCGCGGTGGCGTCGTCTCGGTGTTCGGCCTGGCGTCGATCCTCGGCTACGGACAAGCCCCCGGTTCGCCACGGTGGATGATCCTCTGCGGAGCGGAGGAACCCATCGCCCTGGCCTTCTCCGATTTCGAGGGTTACTTGCGACTTCCGAAGTCCTCGCTCCATGCGGACGAGAACCTTCGCGCCACACGCCAATACGTGAACCAGGTCGCGAGCACGGAGGCTGGAGTTCGCGCGGTGATCAGCATTCCACTCGTCGTGGCAACAATCCGGAATCGCATCGGTCATCACCGGCTGGCAAAGGAGCAGTGA
- a CDS encoding chemotaxis protein CheW, whose amino-acid sequence MLVVTVGAHTCAIPLHHVAETMRPLPIEPVAGTPGFVRGVSVIRGAPTPVVDLKALLENGENSATYGRFVTLKLGERRMAIGVDGVVGLRNLDSAQLEELPPILRDVAADLIEAIGARDAQLLIVLRAARIVPDEVWTTLAAGEATR is encoded by the coding sequence ATGCTTGTCGTCACGGTTGGCGCGCATACCTGTGCCATCCCGCTGCACCACGTGGCGGAGACAATGCGCCCTCTCCCGATCGAGCCCGTTGCCGGGACGCCAGGTTTCGTCCGGGGCGTGTCAGTGATCCGTGGCGCGCCGACTCCCGTCGTCGACCTTAAGGCGCTCTTGGAGAACGGCGAAAACAGCGCAACCTACGGTCGCTTTGTGACCCTGAAGCTAGGAGAGCGGCGGATGGCCATCGGCGTGGATGGCGTTGTCGGCTTGAGAAACCTGGATTCGGCCCAGCTTGAAGAGTTGCCGCCGATTCTGCGAGATGTCGCCGCCGACCTCATCGAGGCGATCGGCGCGCGCGACGCGCAGCTCCTCATTGTGCTTCGTGCTGCGCGCATCGTTCCCGATGAAGTCTGGACAACCCTCGCGGCGGGGGAGGCGACGCGATGA
- a CDS encoding ABC transporter ATP-binding protein: MNEPASRGFLSPHSTLRSLVLCDRRSRRVLRLHRPNGAGKTTTLHCLIGLLVPEAGAITIFGRPNHPDDPRWRQDIGVVGEESGFFLRWTVEENLRFVGRFQPNWSDRRARGMAERFNLPMNKRVNELSKGNKAKLAIVAALGHAPRLLILDEPTAGLDPIVRAELLDMLWELQEDGEHAIFYSTHVLSDIERLADELVFLSDGQVIQRTAKDDLVESWRRISFRLAADAALSLPGVIDRRQVRLEHQVTSRDYQATLEVLRGLGAEAIEHARMSIDERWRGPEP; encoded by the coding sequence TTGAACGAACCCGCTTCGCGGGGATTCCTCTCGCCGCACTCGACTCTACGGTCGCTCGTCCTCTGTGATCGACGCTCGCGTCGCGTCCTTCGTCTCCACCGCCCCAACGGCGCCGGCAAGACGACAACGCTCCATTGCTTGATCGGCCTGCTCGTTCCGGAGGCAGGTGCCATCACCATCTTCGGCCGCCCCAACCACCCCGACGACCCACGCTGGCGCCAGGACATCGGCGTGGTCGGCGAGGAAAGCGGCTTCTTCCTGCGCTGGACGGTCGAAGAAAACCTCCGCTTTGTCGGGCGCTTCCAGCCCAACTGGTCGGACCGGCGCGCACGAGGCATGGCCGAACGGTTCAACCTACCCATGAACAAGCGGGTCAACGAGCTGTCCAAGGGAAACAAGGCAAAGCTCGCCATCGTCGCGGCCTTGGGTCACGCCCCGCGCTTGTTGATCCTTGACGAGCCGACCGCCGGCCTCGATCCGATCGTCCGCGCCGAGCTGCTCGACATGTTGTGGGAACTGCAGGAGGACGGTGAGCACGCGATCTTCTACTCGACCCACGTGCTCTCCGACATCGAAAGGCTGGCCGACGAGCTGGTCTTTCTCTCCGACGGCCAGGTCATTCAGCGCACCGCCAAGGACGACCTCGTCGAATCGTGGCGACGGATCTCCTTTCGCCTGGCCGCCGACGCTGCGCTGTCGTTGCCCGGCGTCATCGACCGCCGCCAGGTCCGGCTCGAACACCAGGTCACCAGCCGCGACTACCAGGCCACCCTAGAAGTCCTCCGCGGCTTGGGCGCAGAGGCCATCGAGCACGCGCGCATGAGCATCGACGAGAGGTGGCGCGGGCCCGAGCCCTGA
- a CDS encoding C69 family dipeptidase encodes MSANRPRIPELKLADKDNYMASENVFQVAKDLGWWKEGEPFVFHKAYGGGGSLGSTRREWRVLSTMAPSLKLDPSSTSQPSTRRGDTLRRGHRDLPWRPVTAFVCTFIEVGEAPDVSVRLRQSP; translated from the coding sequence GTGAGTGCTAACCGTCCGCGCATCCCCGAGCTCAAGCTCGCGGACAAAGACAACTACATGGCCTCCGAGAACGTCTTCCAGGTGGCCAAGGACCTGGGCTGGTGGAAGGAGGGCGAACCCTTCGTCTTCCACAAGGCCTACGGCGGCGGCGGGTCGCTTGGCAGCACGCGCCGCGAATGGCGGGTGCTGAGCACGATGGCGCCGTCGCTCAAGCTCGACCCAAGCTCGACCAGTCAGCCCTCGACGCGGCGTGGCGACACGCTGCGTCGGGGTCACCGCGATTTGCCGTGGAGGCCGGTCACGGCGTTTGTTTGCACGTTCATCGAGGTGGGCGAAGCGCCCGATGTCAGCGTGCGGCTCCGGCAGTCCCCCTGA
- a CDS encoding HigA family addiction module antitoxin — translation MAKLKPVTPGELLLQEFLDPMGISQYRLAKQIDVPAQRIGEIVAGKRSITADTDLRLCRFFGLSNGYWLRAQVAYDTEVAEEVLAKTLQKIKPWRGIGAPLGRTA, via the coding sequence ATGGCAAAGCTCAAGCCCGTGACGCCTGGCGAGTTGCTTCTGCAGGAGTTCCTCGACCCGATGGGAATCTCGCAGTACCGCCTCGCCAAGCAGATCGATGTCCCGGCTCAGCGCATCGGTGAAATCGTCGCTGGCAAGCGCTCCATCACCGCGGACACCGACTTGCGCCTGTGCAGATTCTTCGGTCTGTCCAACGGCTACTGGCTTCGTGCTCAAGTGGCCTACGACACGGAGGTCGCCGAGGAGGTTCTCGCGAAGACGCTGCAGAAGATCAAGCCGTGGCGGGGAATCGGTGCGCCGTTGGGTCGCACGGCCTAG
- a CDS encoding type II toxin-antitoxin system RelE/ParE family toxin has product MIVSFGDVDAQRIAHGVRVRRFVGIESVARRKLLQLQIAGRIDDLRVPPGNRLEALKGDRAGQHSIRINDQYRVCFRWTAAGAEDVEIVDYH; this is encoded by the coding sequence ATGATCGTCTCGTTCGGGGACGTCGACGCTCAGCGGATCGCGCACGGGGTGCGGGTCAGGCGGTTCGTAGGCATCGAGTCCGTTGCGCGACGTAAGCTTCTGCAGTTGCAGATTGCGGGCCGGATCGACGACCTTCGCGTGCCTCCTGGCAACCGACTCGAGGCGCTCAAGGGTGATCGCGCCGGTCAACACAGCATCCGTATCAACGACCAATACCGAGTCTGCTTCCGCTGGACGGCTGCGGGCGCCGAAGACGTCGAGATCGTGGACTACCACTAG
- the ispH gene encoding 4-hydroxy-3-methylbut-2-enyl diphosphate reductase, giving the protein MRIIRAEHLGMCFGVKEAIALALDTARHEPLTILGDLVHNEGVLAELRSEGVRIAQQAADVGTNTVMVTAHGASERAIRRTRSRGLNVLEATCPLVHVAHRAAANVVREGFHPVIIGRRDHVEVRGMTEDLGECDVVLSEEDVQRLGERERFGVVAQTTQPIERVRHLVQLIRGRFPRAEVRFIDTVCQPTKLRQNAAIELAHKCDVVIVIGGAHSSNTHELVTTCSRLCSRVYHVQTASDLRAEYSDGAETIGITAGTSTPEHVITEVEQRLGSLPGRTENHEHTCIQSCSLVDHRDLRPRDGVGRGGGRVLPAHAGGPH; this is encoded by the coding sequence ATGAGAATCATCCGCGCTGAACATCTGGGCATGTGTTTCGGGGTAAAGGAGGCGATCGCGCTCGCCCTCGACACGGCGCGACACGAACCGCTCACCATCCTCGGCGATCTGGTTCATAACGAGGGTGTGCTCGCCGAATTGCGGAGCGAGGGGGTTCGCATTGCGCAGCAGGCGGCTGACGTCGGCACAAACACGGTGATGGTCACGGCGCACGGCGCATCGGAACGGGCTATCCGCCGGACGCGCAGCCGCGGCTTGAACGTGCTTGAAGCCACCTGCCCGCTCGTCCACGTGGCGCATCGCGCGGCGGCGAACGTCGTGCGCGAGGGCTTTCACCCGGTCATCATCGGCAGACGCGATCACGTGGAAGTGCGTGGCATGACGGAGGACCTCGGTGAATGTGACGTGGTCCTTTCGGAGGAGGACGTGCAGCGGCTTGGCGAGCGGGAGCGGTTTGGCGTCGTCGCCCAAACCACACAGCCCATCGAGCGGGTGCGGCATCTCGTGCAGTTGATTCGCGGGCGGTTCCCGCGCGCGGAAGTCCGTTTCATCGACACCGTCTGTCAGCCGACCAAGCTCCGCCAAAACGCGGCCATCGAGTTGGCACACAAATGTGATGTGGTCATCGTCATCGGCGGGGCGCACAGCAGTAACACACACGAACTGGTCACGACGTGCAGCCGTTTGTGTTCGCGCGTGTACCACGTCCAAACGGCGAGCGATTTGCGGGCCGAATACTCTGACGGGGCGGAGACCATCGGCATCACGGCTGGTACCTCCACACCGGAGCACGTCATCACTGAAGTGGAACAACGACTGGGATCATTGCCCGGTCGAACGGAAAACCATGAACACACGTGTATTCAATCTTGCTCGCTGGTTGATCATCGTGACCTTCGCCCTCGCGATGGCGTGGGTCGAGGCGGCGGCCGTGTATTACCTGCGCACGCTGGTGGACCGCATTGA
- a CDS encoding transcriptional regulator: MNPEPVLQLDRVIHEKGRLAIMSMLAASPELSFTELRNALEMTDGNLTTHIRTLQESGYVSVSKSYAKNRRLTTCSLTAAGKKAFATYVNLLEEIVQQNKPR, translated from the coding sequence GTGAACCCGGAACCGGTCCTCCAGCTCGATCGCGTCATCCACGAGAAAGGGCGGCTCGCCATCATGTCCATGCTGGCCGCGTCGCCGGAGCTGTCGTTCACTGAATTGCGCAACGCCCTCGAAATGACGGACGGCAACCTGACCACGCACATCCGCACGCTCCAGGAATCCGGCTATGTGTCGGTCAGCAAGTCCTACGCGAAAAACCGTCGCCTTACGACCTGTTCGCTGACCGCAGCGGGCAAGAAGGCGTTTGCCACCTACGTCAACCTGCTGGAAGAGATCGTCCAGCAGAACAAGCCGAGATAG